TTTGGCAAATGATAAAATTATCTTTAATTATATTTATCCCATATTGTTTGATTAAATTATCTATTCTATTATACATTCATCCTTGTAGGTGCTTGAtctacaattgttgaaaagTCAATGTGGGTCACTAGCGAGTTGCAAGACGCGTAGACAGAAGATAATCGAAAAAATCTTCACCAGTGGGTGGCGGCCAAAAAAGCTTCGGCCATCAAGTCAAGTCAGTAAAGACATAAGCCAAAAAGAGAGATGCAATAGATGCAGATGATGACTGTGATCGTGGAGAGTGGTGCGGCAGAAGAAAGTGTTTAGAGAGATGATGAAGAGATAGAGTGCATTGCAAGCTTTTGAGAGATCAAGCTAAGATAGGCTTTGTTCTTATTGATCTGTCCTTCCTTCTCTAGAAAGAACGAAGGGTTTATATAATTTGGATAAAGTAAAGATAGTGACATCACACCAGACGGGGCAAGTTCCAAGGATGACCTGTAAAAGAATGATTTGAGGTTAGCGTGTGTCAGGAAATAGGGTTTGACATGATTGGTAACAAAAATAATATGTCACCAATTGCGGCTTGTCCTTTGTGATAAGATAGGTGTAAGTTTCAAGGTTGCATGAAGTAGTAAATCTCGCAAGCTTGATGTTGAAGGAAGATTTTCGATTGGTTGATTACGATTAGCCCAAGGTATTCATAGTGGGCCTGTAGGTAAAGTGTTGGTCTTAAGCCTCGTTAGTCAAAGATTGAACTGGGCTTGAAACATACCTGAGGAAAATAGACTTGAACCATTTTTGGtcattataaaaattaaaatgaaaaaataaaccaaACACTAATCTATTCTAACACTCTAGTAGCTCTGATTGGTGGGACGTTTATTGGGGCGCGGACCCGCTTTCCCAACCCATCTCACCAAACAACCCATATAAACTGGGCTCGTGTGGTAGTGTGGATTGGGTTTAGTTAGGATTTGTTAATCAATCATATTCATATTCATTATGAATAAATTATATGATTAGTTAGCATATCTCCATGAAAGCCACTTTAACAACAAGAGATTTAGATTTGTTAATCAATCATTTTCattatgattaaattatatggtTAATCTTCATTAAAGCCACTTTAAGGGACAAAAAGATTTTCATTCCAAAAGTAGAGATAATTTTGATGGCCAACCTCTTTTGTGTAACGTAGGATGTGCCTCCTCCGGTAATAAGGACAAAGAGGCAAACCATAGTTTAGTCTACACAATCCCAAACGAACCCAACTAGACCAACAATAATTGGTGAGTCGAATTACACTACATGTTGTGCAAACAATTTAATAAGATTACCGAGTAATCCGATTCtcacaatttaattatttataacaTGAATTTTATTACAGAAGAGAATAAATCAGGATTAAGAACACAATTTGAAACAACAATTTGAACACAATTCAATAGGAattcaattttaataatattaaatattttaaatacaTTTTTTAGAAGGCTATTCGTACCCTAAGGCTAATATTGTTAATTATATTCAGATTCAAATTTAATTTCAACTTTGATTAAAATAAAACTCCAAGTCAAACCAGTAAAACCACAGTGGTAATTTCGATGTTCTCATGCTTTAGGAGGGTATTTACGTAACTATACTGCACTCGCTGTGTCTCGAACGTACGTGCCACCAATATCGACCGTAACCCTTCGGCTGGAAAAGCCACAAACCGTCCCTACCACACACGTGGAATATTACGCCACGTCAGCACATcgggaaagtaaaaaaaaatcaaatttcttcCACCCGATCTCAACGGTCGAATCCTCCCTATTAACTGCAATCGTAACCGTTCGATCTTCAATCATGCTCGACATTTAAGCCCGTGTAAACTCTCAGGAGTAGGACAGCATCTGTggagttgaaaattgaaattaaataaatgatacgtttttttttttgtttacagtTATAGAGAGAGCTACGCGACAGGGAGACCTGACAGCTCCTTGTATGtgcagagaagaagagagagagagagagagagagagggtgcttgtctttagagagagaaagagagaagaggagtttgatttttgaatgtcaAGACGGTGATTGTTAATAGTATTGTCTCTGTGTCTGGTAGTGCTTAAATCTCGAATGCTTTGGCTGGGATTTTTCAAACTCGAGCTGCTCCtactacttttatttttttaaacgaTTTGGACAGTTCAATAGTCTCTATCTCGACTAGGCAACAAAAACAGCTTCTGGGTTTCTTTCGTTTTCAAATTGAGTTTATGGGTTTCTGACTCTTCACGATCAACCTGTTGTTGATTGTTGATTTTGGAAGTATCACCGAAATCCTGCTCTTTTATTGAGAGTAAAAAAGAGGGAGAAAGATAGTTGTGGAGATTTGAAGGTGAAGGTGAAGCTATGGTGGGGTGGTTTGCTTTCCTAAGAAAAAGCTGAAATGCTGGTTCTTGAGTCTTAAAGGTTGGTTCTTGAACGTTGTTCTTACTCGCTTTCTTTGATCCCaacttagaaaaagaaaatggctttgctttttttttttttataaatatatatgtttgtttgtttcccCAATTGCTTCCACATTTGGGTTTCTTGTTATATGAGATCTTGATTACTATTTTGTTTGTTCCAGCTTCTTATAGTGTGCTTTTgtcaagaaagagagaggtgaGTACTGTCTGGTGGCTGTTAATTGACGAGAGCTTTTGGAAGTTAAGGAAAGTCAAAGCAAATTGAGGTACTTTCATGGTTTTTGCTCATTGAATTTTCTTAGGAGTATAGTGGGGTTGGTCCATCTTGAATTTAGATACACTCTATACTTATACAGTTATACAACTGTTGATTGAGACTCTTGTCTTCTCTTCAAAGggaagttttttttctttcaatccaGCGAACTCGTTTTTTGGATTATACCATCAAAGCTAGGAACCCATTTTACTATTCTACGTCTCTTTGATCCTTGGATGTAGATCAAGATAAATTCTTTAGTGTTGAAAAGTAAGGCTGCTGCTTCGATCTCAATTTACAGCCACGCCCCCGTCGTATACCAAAATATGTGATATGTGGAACAATAATATTTGATGCCTAGaaggttattttggtattttagcaTGGATCTGCCACCCTCTTTAGCCGTTAAAAGTAATCATATGATTCCATCAACAATATTTTAAAGCCACTGTATATTAATGTACGcattattttacaaaatgcaTATTTGTTGGCATTTAATGATCACTTGACAAAGCAGTGGAAATGACTCGTGGGGGCACCTTTTAGGTATACTACGACTTGGTTGGTCAAGTTTTGTTTTCAGTAAAACAAGCTTTGTGTGATCACACAAGATTCTCGAAGTTCTTGATCTTGGCCTATTTATTTTGTCTGGTTTCTTTAACACCTGTAATCTTtgtttataatttaattttgatgattgtaACTGCTCCACTGCCTCTCAACTAATCTGGCTTTACTATTCATATCTTCTTTACATATATTCTCATCTGGATCATTGCTCAAAGGTTTGGTTTTTCTCTGATGTCCAGCTTTTGCATCTCTATAATTCAAGTTAATCCATACCCACATTCAAAATCATGGTGGAAGACGATAACAACAACGTTTTGGTTGATATGTCAACTGAAGAGTGGTTATCACATGCCCAAGAGCTTGTTCCAATGGCCCTCCAGAAGGCTAAGCAGGTTAAGGGTTTCATTGGAAGGTGGAAGATCATAATTTCCAAATTGGAGCAGATTCCTTCTCGTTTATCAGATTTGTCAAGCCATCCTTTCTTCTCAAAGAATGCACTTTGCAAGGAACAACTACAGACTGTGTCAAAGACATTGAAAGAGGCAATTGATTTGGCTGAATTATGTGTGAAGGAGAAGTACGAAGGGAAGCTCAGGATGCAAAGTGATCTTGATGCTTTGTCGGGGAAGCTGGATTTGAATTTGCGAGATTGTGGGCTTTTGATCAAGACTGGTGTCCTTGGAGAGGCTACTTTGCCTTTGACATTGGCTGGTTCTCAGCAAGAGCCGGAGGCTGTGACACGTAGCAATATAAGGGAATTGCTTGCCAGGCTTCAGATTGGCCACTTGGAGTCAAAGCACAAAGCTCTTGACAGTTTAGTTGAAGTCATGAGGGAGGATGAAAAGAATGTTTTGACTGTTTTGGGGCGGAGTAATATTGCTGCATTAGTTCAATTGTTAACAGCAACTTCTCCCTGCATACGTGAGAAGACTGTGACTGTAATCTGCTCGCTTGCAGAATCAGGTGGTTGTGATAATTGGCTTGTTTCTGAAGGCGTTTTACCTCCCCTTATAAGGCTTGTTGAGTCTGGCAGTGCGGTGGGGAAAGAGAAGGCTACAATTTCACTTCAAAGGCTGTCAATGTCTGCTGAGACTGCCAGGGAAATTGCTGGGCATGGTGGGGTTCGGCCTCTGATTGAGGTATGCGGAACTGGTGATTCTCTGTCACAGGCAGCTGCTGCTTGTTCTTTGAAGAATATATCAGCTGTCCCTGAGGTTCGACAAACTCTAGCAGAAGAAGGGATTGTAAAGGTCATGATCAATCTCCTTGATTGTGGAATTCTTTTGGGATCTAAAGAATATGCAGCGGAGCTGTTGCAGAATCTCACTGCAAGCAATGAGAGCCTTAAAAGGTCTGTGATTTCAGAAGGTGGTATTCGGAGCCTATTGGCATACCTTGATGGTCCTTTGCCCCAAGAATCCGCAGTAGGGGCATTGAGGAACTTGGTTGGATCAGTTTCTATGGAAATGTTGGTTTCTCTTGGCTTCCTTCCTCGTTTGACTCATGTGCTTAAAACTGGATCACCCAGTACACAACAAGCTGCTGCATCGGCAATCTGTCGGGTTTGCAACTCAACTGAGATGAAAAAACTGGTGGGCGAAGCAGGTTGCATTCCCCTGCTAGTCAAGATGCTTGAAGTTAAATCAAACAGTGTTAGAGAGGTTGCTGCACAAGCTATTTCAAGCTTGATTACCCTTTCAACGAATTGCAGAGAAGTTAAAAGGGACGATAAAAGTGTGCCAAATTTGGTCCAACTACTTGATCCAAGCCCACAGAGCACTGCGAAGAAATATGCCGTGTCCTGCCTTATGTCTCTCTCTTCAAGTAAGAAATGCAAGAAACTGATGATTTCATATGGAGCAATTGGGTATCTAAAGAAGCTTAGCGAAATGGATGTACCAGGTGCCAAAAAGCTGCTAGAACGGTTGGAAAGGGGAAAGCTAAGAAGCTTGTTCAGCAGGAAATAGAGGAAGCAACATTCTCCTTTTGTACCATGaaggtttttcttttctgtacaAGTATTGTTTCATTATCTGTATGAAACAAAGCAGTCTAGATCTGAATCAAAGTTCTTAAGTATTAATTCTATGCAGTCaaagtttaattatttataaatataaaatgttcCTCTATGTCTATTTCTGCAGAGGTCATCAATCCTCTGCTTACTGcattcttttattcttttgtgatgaatttatgctctcctttaatttttttttccctctttcatTTCCTTCTATAGTTTGAAAGTATAAAATATCTATACCAAGTGCTACTGACATTTTCCTATGAACAATGGAATAGGCAACGAATGTGTGGAGGATTGATTATAATTTTACATCTATGATTTCTTGTATATTATCTGAAGCACTATGGTGGCACCATTGAGACCTCAGAAGGCTGCTTTTAACTTTCTGAATCGGGTTAACGCTTCGGGGGAATAAATGTCAGAAAGTGTTATACTTTTGTGGAACAATTTCTTATGCTTTTATGAGTTTAAACATCTTGCAGATGGCCTATATCATTCTCCCTATTTTCCAGATGATAAGAATTGAACATTCTGATGGACGTTTCAAACCCGGTGGCAAAATGAAGGCCGCGTAGTTCTTATACAGCCACT
This sequence is a window from Tripterygium wilfordii isolate XIE 37 chromosome 8, ASM1340144v1, whole genome shotgun sequence. Protein-coding genes within it:
- the LOC120004038 gene encoding uncharacterized protein LOC120004038, with translation MVEDDNNNVLVDMSTEEWLSHAQELVPMALQKAKQVKGFIGRWKIIISKLEQIPSRLSDLSSHPFFSKNALCKEQLQTVSKTLKEAIDLAELCVKEKYEGKLRMQSDLDALSGKLDLNLRDCGLLIKTGVLGEATLPLTLAGSQQEPEAVTRSNIRELLARLQIGHLESKHKALDSLVEVMREDEKNVLTVLGRSNIAALVQLLTATSPCIREKTVTVICSLAESGGCDNWLVSEGVLPPLIRLVESGSAVGKEKATISLQRLSMSAETAREIAGHGGVRPLIEVCGTGDSLSQAAAACSLKNISAVPEVRQTLAEEGIVKVMINLLDCGILLGSKEYAAELLQNLTASNESLKRSVISEGGIRSLLAYLDGPLPQESAVGALRNLVGSVSMEMLVSLGFLPRLTHVLKTGSPSTQQAAASAICRVCNSTEMKKLVGEAGCIPLLVKMLEVKSNSVREVAAQAISSLITLSTNCREVKRDDKSVPNLVQLLDPSPQSTAKKYAVSCLMSLSSSKKCKKLMISYGAIGYLKKLSEMDVPGAKKLLERLERGKLRSLFSRK